In a genomic window of Spirosoma agri:
- the recQ gene encoding DNA helicase RecQ, with protein MMQVDQTVHVTIKERLKEIFGYSQFRGDQEAIIHSILAGRNTFVIMPTGAGKSLCYQLPAIVSEGTAIVISPLIALMKNQVDQLNAFGINAQFLNSTLSKAEMNKVKKDTLSSSLKLLYIAPESLTKEENLDFLKKANISFVAIDEAHCISEWGHDFRPEYRKIRGIVDNIGNLPVIALTATATPKVQQDIQKNLQMEDANLYKTSFNRKNLYYEIKPKVDAKKQLIKYVKQNKGKSGIVYCLSRKTVEEIAELLRVNDIKALPYHAGLDPQTRMNNQDAFLNEDADVICATIAFGMGIDKPDVRFVIHYDAPKSLEGYYQETGRAGRDGLEGNCVMFYSYDDIVKLEKFNKDKPVTERDNAKHLLTEMVSYANLGVCRRRQLLGYFGEYMEKDCGFCDNCLKPTEKYKVQNEVVLALQAVLQTDQRFDVAHLSDVLTATTNQYVTSYEHNRLEVYGKGREFNENAVFWCSLLKQITIYGYIEKDVDNYGILKLTQRGLTYIEDPYPISLSKDHDYEQQAVDQKEDDDKDSDTAAGGVAYDEELLGLLKALRKKIAKEKNLPPYVIFQDPSMEEMATTYPTTREEMAQINGVGMGKVQKFGRPFIELITKYVDDNDIETAKDVVIKSTVNKSKVKIYIIQQIDRKVDLEEIAESKSLSMEDLMEEVEHICYSGTRLNLDYYINQVMDEDRQDEIYEYFMRAESDNIAVAMREFGGDDFTEQDLRLMRIKFLSEVAN; from the coding sequence ATGATGCAGGTTGATCAGACGGTCCATGTGACCATCAAAGAGCGGCTAAAAGAGATTTTTGGGTATAGTCAGTTCCGGGGCGATCAGGAAGCCATTATTCACAGCATTTTGGCGGGCCGTAACACGTTCGTTATCATGCCCACTGGCGCAGGAAAGTCACTGTGCTATCAGTTACCAGCTATTGTCAGTGAGGGCACAGCCATCGTTATCTCGCCCCTTATTGCCCTGATGAAGAATCAGGTCGACCAGTTAAATGCGTTTGGAATAAATGCTCAGTTCCTGAATTCGACGCTTTCCAAAGCGGAAATGAATAAGGTTAAGAAAGATACACTTAGCAGTTCACTTAAGCTTTTATATATTGCGCCAGAGTCATTAACGAAAGAAGAGAATTTGGATTTTTTAAAGAAAGCCAATATTTCTTTTGTCGCGATCGATGAAGCACACTGTATTTCGGAATGGGGTCATGACTTCCGTCCGGAGTACCGAAAAATTCGCGGAATTGTCGACAACATCGGTAATCTGCCTGTAATCGCCCTAACCGCTACGGCTACTCCCAAAGTACAGCAGGACATTCAGAAAAACCTGCAAATGGAGGACGCCAACCTCTATAAAACATCATTCAACCGTAAAAACCTGTACTACGAGATCAAGCCTAAGGTCGATGCCAAGAAGCAACTGATCAAATATGTCAAACAAAACAAGGGAAAATCAGGGATCGTTTACTGCCTGAGCCGTAAGACGGTGGAAGAGATCGCTGAACTGTTGAGAGTGAATGACATAAAAGCCTTGCCGTATCATGCGGGTCTCGATCCACAGACGCGGATGAACAACCAGGACGCGTTTCTGAACGAGGACGCCGATGTTATCTGTGCTACCATCGCTTTCGGAATGGGTATCGATAAGCCCGATGTTCGATTCGTCATTCACTACGATGCGCCAAAATCACTGGAAGGTTATTACCAGGAAACAGGTCGGGCCGGACGCGATGGCCTGGAAGGCAACTGCGTCATGTTCTATAGTTACGACGATATCGTAAAGCTTGAAAAATTCAATAAGGACAAGCCGGTTACCGAACGCGATAATGCCAAGCATCTACTGACTGAAATGGTATCGTACGCCAATCTGGGTGTTTGCCGTCGTCGGCAGCTGCTCGGTTATTTTGGCGAGTACATGGAGAAAGACTGTGGATTTTGCGATAACTGTCTGAAACCAACTGAGAAATATAAGGTCCAAAATGAAGTTGTGCTGGCTTTGCAGGCCGTTCTCCAAACTGACCAGCGGTTTGACGTTGCTCACCTGAGCGACGTTCTGACAGCGACTACGAACCAATACGTGACCAGTTACGAGCATAATCGGCTGGAGGTTTACGGGAAAGGCCGGGAGTTCAATGAGAATGCCGTTTTCTGGTGCTCGTTGCTGAAGCAGATCACCATTTACGGGTATATCGAAAAAGACGTCGACAACTACGGCATTCTGAAGCTCACACAACGGGGGCTTACGTACATTGAAGATCCTTATCCGATCTCGTTATCGAAAGATCACGATTACGAGCAGCAGGCTGTTGATCAGAAAGAAGATGACGACAAGGATTCGGATACGGCTGCCGGTGGCGTTGCCTACGATGAGGAACTGTTAGGCTTACTTAAGGCTCTGCGCAAGAAGATTGCAAAGGAAAAAAACCTGCCGCCATATGTCATCTTCCAGGATCCGTCTATGGAGGAAATGGCCACGACGTATCCAACTACCCGCGAAGAAATGGCGCAGATCAACGGCGTCGGGATGGGGAAGGTGCAGAAATTTGGCCGGCCTTTTATTGAGTTGATAACCAAATACGTTGACGATAATGACATTGAAACGGCAAAGGATGTCGTCATCAAATCCACGGTCAACAAGTCGAAAGTTAAGATTTACATCATTCAGCAGATTGACCGCAAGGTTGATCTGGAAGAAATTGCCGAATCGAAGTCGCTTTCGATGGAAGACCTGATGGAAGAGGTCGAGCATATCTGTTATTCCGGTACCCGGCTCAACCTCGATTATTACATCAATCAGGTTATGGACGAAGATCGGCAGGACGAAATTTACGAGTACTTCATGCGCGCCGAAAGCGATAATATTGCCGTTGCCATGCGCGAGTTTGGAGGAGACGATTTTACCGAGCAGGATTTACGATTGATGCGTATCAAATTCCTGTCGGAAGTAGCCAATTAA
- the purD gene encoding phosphoribosylamine--glycine ligase, with translation MNILILGSGGREHAFAWKLSQSPLCDKLFVAPGNAGTAQMATNLPISYTDFSAVADAVRTNAIDLLIVGPEEPLVNGVVDYFRQLPDLADLRIVGPDAQGAQLEGSKDFSKQFMVRYGIPTASSQTFTAASLTEGLAYLDSHSLPVVLKADGLAAGKGVIIAETTADAKNALFEMLDGHKFGEAGNKVVIEQFLRGIELSVFVLSDGVNYKILPEAKDYKRIGEGDTGLNTGGMGAVSPVVFANDSFLRKVEEKVVKPTLSGLQKEGILYKGFIFIGLMKVNGEPYVIEYNARMGDPETEVVLPRLQTDFAELMAATAEGTLDKVVVQVSPQTAVTTVVVSGGYPDAYEKGKIISELGRLEDVTAFHAGTLVDGSEIVTNGGRVLALTAQANSLENAVRKSQEAARMVQFEGKQYRKDIGLDLIRYAD, from the coding sequence ATGAATATATTAATACTGGGTTCGGGTGGGCGTGAACATGCCTTTGCGTGGAAATTGTCGCAAAGCCCGTTATGTGATAAGCTGTTTGTGGCACCGGGTAATGCCGGAACGGCGCAAATGGCGACTAATTTGCCGATTAGTTACACTGATTTTTCGGCGGTTGCCGATGCCGTTCGGACAAACGCGATCGACTTGCTCATTGTTGGTCCCGAAGAACCGCTGGTGAATGGCGTCGTCGATTATTTTCGGCAACTACCCGACCTGGCTGATTTGCGGATCGTTGGGCCCGATGCACAGGGAGCGCAACTGGAGGGCAGTAAAGACTTTTCGAAGCAGTTCATGGTTCGCTATGGCATACCAACGGCTTCTTCCCAGACATTTACAGCGGCTTCGCTGACCGAAGGACTAGCGTATCTGGACAGCCATTCACTACCGGTTGTTCTTAAGGCGGATGGATTGGCAGCAGGCAAAGGAGTCATCATTGCGGAGACAACGGCGGACGCTAAAAATGCCTTATTCGAGATGCTCGACGGACACAAGTTCGGGGAAGCAGGAAATAAAGTTGTCATCGAGCAGTTTCTGCGGGGCATTGAATTATCTGTATTTGTATTGAGCGACGGCGTTAACTACAAAATTCTGCCTGAAGCAAAAGACTACAAGCGTATTGGCGAAGGTGATACCGGACTCAATACGGGAGGCATGGGCGCGGTGTCGCCTGTTGTATTTGCCAACGATAGTTTCTTGCGGAAGGTTGAAGAAAAAGTAGTTAAACCAACGCTCTCAGGACTGCAGAAAGAAGGAATTCTGTATAAGGGCTTTATTTTTATCGGATTGATGAAAGTAAACGGTGAACCCTACGTTATCGAGTATAACGCTCGCATGGGCGATCCTGAAACCGAAGTTGTTCTGCCCCGTCTTCAGACGGATTTCGCTGAGTTGATGGCGGCAACGGCAGAGGGAACGTTGGATAAAGTCGTGGTGCAGGTTTCGCCCCAAACAGCCGTAACGACGGTTGTCGTGTCAGGTGGTTATCCCGACGCGTACGAAAAGGGTAAAATAATTTCGGAGTTAGGGCGTCTGGAAGATGTGACCGCTTTTCATGCCGGAACGCTGGTCGACGGAAGTGAGATCGTTACGAATGGCGGACGGGTTCTGGCCTTAACGGCACAGGCCAATTCGTTGGAGAATGCCGTACGGAAGTCGCAGGAAGCGGCCCGGATGGTACAATTTGAAGGGAAGCAGTACCGAAAAGATATTGGTCTTGACCTGATCCGGTACGCTGATTAA
- a CDS encoding PSP1 domain-containing protein produces the protein MSCKSCATGGCGTQRGASDGQKTATTGCGSGGCSTGGCNKLNSFDWLSDIAMPGLKYDVVEVKFKGGRKEYYRNVHQLDLTTGDYVVVEMQSGFHIGAVSLQGELVRLQVKKRAVKINDDTKVIHRITTPKDLERHEQSVLRDLPALYRSREIIRELKLNMKLSDVEFQSDNTKATFYYSSEERVDFRELIKMLASEFKVRIEMRQISLRQEAGRLGGIGSCGRELCCSTWLTDFKNIATSAARYQNLSLNPAKLSGQCGRLKCCLNYELDTYMDALRDIPAIEKPLETQKGRAYLQKTDIFRKLMWFGYGAESTWYPLPINRVLEITELNKRGIIPESFDVLTPIGEKEPTTAATLNSDLQKLDAKYATRNTKKKKKKPKGSTDKVTVKPAPNGKTQ, from the coding sequence ATGAGTTGTAAATCATGTGCAACCGGCGGTTGCGGAACCCAGCGAGGAGCATCCGATGGTCAGAAAACGGCCACCACAGGATGCGGTAGCGGAGGGTGCAGCACAGGAGGATGTAACAAATTAAATTCGTTCGACTGGCTCAGCGATATTGCGATGCCAGGCTTGAAATATGATGTCGTTGAGGTGAAGTTTAAAGGTGGCCGAAAGGAATACTACCGAAACGTTCACCAGCTTGATTTGACAACGGGGGATTATGTTGTCGTTGAAATGCAGTCCGGTTTTCATATTGGGGCTGTTTCGCTGCAAGGCGAATTAGTCAGGCTACAAGTGAAAAAACGGGCGGTCAAAATAAACGATGACACGAAAGTGATTCATCGGATCACGACACCGAAAGACCTCGAACGTCATGAGCAGTCTGTACTGCGGGACCTTCCCGCTCTTTATCGGTCCAGGGAAATTATTCGGGAACTGAAGCTGAACATGAAACTGTCTGACGTCGAATTTCAGTCAGACAATACGAAAGCGACGTTCTATTACTCATCGGAGGAGCGCGTTGATTTCCGGGAGTTGATCAAGATGCTGGCCAGCGAATTCAAGGTCCGGATCGAGATGCGGCAAATTAGTTTGCGTCAGGAGGCCGGTCGCCTGGGTGGTATCGGTTCCTGCGGTCGCGAGCTATGCTGTTCGACGTGGCTAACCGACTTCAAAAACATTGCTACGTCGGCTGCTCGTTACCAGAATCTGTCGCTGAATCCGGCGAAACTTTCGGGACAATGCGGTCGACTGAAATGCTGCCTGAACTACGAGCTGGACACGTATATGGATGCGTTGCGCGACATTCCCGCGATTGAGAAGCCGCTTGAAACGCAGAAAGGACGGGCCTATTTGCAAAAGACCGACATTTTTCGGAAGCTGATGTGGTTTGGTTACGGGGCAGAGAGTACCTGGTATCCGTTACCAATTAACCGTGTGCTGGAGATTACCGAATTGAACAAGCGAGGTATCATCCCGGAATCGTTCGACGTCCTGACGCCCATCGGGGAGAAAGAACCCACAACGGCAGCGACCCTGAACAGCGATCTACAGAAGCTCGACGCGAAATATGCGACGCGGAATACGAAAAAGAAAAAGAAGAAACCGAAAGGGTCGACTGATAAGGTAACCGTAAAGCCTGCCCCAAACGGAAAGACTCAATAA
- a CDS encoding M56 family metallopeptidase — translation METLRYVLLANVLLAIVSTAYFVLLRRKTFFGANRLALWLGLIAAVTFPLMELPDWRPQPVRKVMQQTAQVILPSVLPEPPFRQPEVTITFPNGRTYPAFTTKAPSREWSWQSGLVTFYLLGVLLLLGRLGIHVASLARIIRRSSHEVYDSFTLVRDRQVTSPFSFFHWVVVNPDHHDPDELEQILRHERVHVRLWHSLDMLTAELVCILFWFNPAAYLFRHLLHQSLEFSADRAVLTEGVDTRAYQYSLVRVSLSTGSPMFANQFSGPTLRQRIAMMNRTPSSVIAWVWYVVWCALVGTMALACRHVEREESEKSLFMKSPTPSFPLTNATRVLAAELDKSGMPWFQQSSLLENENNAGQRRVNGKLINFTRINQYPELLCLRNNHLAVRESDYRPMKLFINGQESSPQSLSTITFEEVSDLLVYQKWEDAPEADKTPELFRIFISTKHTNRPLGSLRLTYKRYLEAAAISDNPLGTSNTFSMNKLLEATFFANKHAFVKRTKADFLTLYDDYTADIDTYINGIAVKPKQIESVHVREVDRLYTRERPFDEWTIDGPDRKHRFVLYILTTPKRAKRDSSYYVFSPFYTGDF, via the coding sequence ATGGAAACCCTGCGCTACGTTCTGCTGGCGAATGTCTTACTGGCCATTGTCAGTACTGCCTACTTTGTGCTGCTCCGGCGTAAGACATTCTTTGGCGCTAATCGCCTTGCGCTCTGGTTAGGACTGATAGCGGCCGTTACCTTTCCCCTGATGGAGTTACCCGATTGGCGGCCTCAACCCGTCCGGAAGGTGATGCAGCAGACAGCGCAGGTTATCCTACCCAGTGTATTACCCGAGCCACCCTTTAGACAACCCGAAGTAACGATTACCTTTCCCAATGGACGTACCTATCCGGCTTTTACCACAAAAGCCCCTTCCCGGGAATGGTCCTGGCAAAGCGGTTTGGTTACGTTCTATCTGCTTGGTGTACTGCTGCTGCTTGGCAGACTTGGCATTCACGTTGCGTCGCTGGCGCGTATCATTCGCCGGTCGTCGCACGAGGTATACGATAGCTTCACCCTCGTACGTGACAGGCAGGTCACTTCCCCCTTCTCGTTTTTCCACTGGGTTGTCGTGAATCCAGATCATCACGATCCCGACGAACTGGAACAAATTCTGCGCCATGAGCGGGTCCACGTTCGCTTATGGCATAGTCTGGATATGCTGACTGCGGAGCTGGTTTGTATTCTGTTCTGGTTTAATCCTGCAGCCTATCTGTTTCGTCATTTGCTGCATCAATCGCTGGAATTTAGTGCAGATCGGGCGGTACTGACCGAAGGAGTTGATACGAGAGCCTATCAGTACAGCCTGGTCCGGGTAAGTTTATCGACGGGATCGCCCATGTTTGCCAATCAATTCAGCGGCCCGACCTTACGCCAGCGTATTGCGATGATGAATCGTACGCCATCAAGCGTAATCGCCTGGGTCTGGTATGTCGTGTGGTGTGCGCTGGTGGGCACCATGGCCCTGGCTTGCCGGCACGTTGAGCGTGAAGAGAGCGAAAAGAGTCTATTTATGAAAAGTCCAACCCCGTCTTTTCCTCTGACCAACGCCACACGCGTTTTAGCGGCCGAACTCGACAAATCGGGCATGCCCTGGTTTCAGCAGTCATCGTTGCTGGAAAACGAAAACAACGCTGGCCAGCGACGGGTCAACGGAAAACTGATCAATTTTACAAGGATAAATCAATACCCAGAACTCTTGTGTCTGCGCAATAATCACCTAGCGGTTAGAGAGTCGGATTATCGACCGATGAAGCTTTTCATCAACGGGCAGGAATCATCTCCTCAATCGTTATCGACGATCACTTTCGAAGAAGTCAGTGATCTGCTGGTTTATCAAAAATGGGAGGATGCCCCCGAAGCAGACAAGACGCCGGAGTTGTTCAGAATCTTCATTTCTACAAAGCACACAAACCGCCCCCTGGGGTCGCTGCGATTGACGTATAAACGCTATCTGGAAGCAGCAGCCATATCGGACAATCCACTAGGCACGTCGAATACGTTTTCGATGAATAAGCTGCTCGAAGCAACGTTCTTCGCAAACAAACATGCTTTTGTGAAACGCACGAAGGCTGATTTTTTAACGCTGTATGACGACTACACCGCTGATATCGACACGTATATCAATGGCATTGCGGTCAAACCAAAGCAAATCGAGAGTGTCCACGTTCGGGAGGTGGATCGGTTATATACACGCGAACGACCGTTCGATGAATGGACCATCGACGGTCCTGATCGCAAACACCGCTTTGTCCTGTATATCCTGACAACGCCCAAACGAGCCAAGCGCGATAGCAGTTACTACGTGTTCAGCCCGTTTTACACCGGTGATTTCTGA
- a CDS encoding BlaI/MecI/CopY family transcriptional regulator, whose protein sequence is MEKLTSKEEEIMQVLWKMEQGYVKDMVPQFTNPPLHYNTVSTIVRNLEEKGYIGHRAYGNTHEYYPIISKEAYQNRFVIKKVVGDYFDNSYKNLVSYFAKNEKISADELREILAMIEQKK, encoded by the coding sequence ATGGAAAAGTTAACGTCGAAAGAAGAAGAAATAATGCAGGTGCTCTGGAAAATGGAACAGGGCTACGTAAAAGATATGGTTCCGCAGTTTACGAACCCTCCTCTTCACTACAATACGGTGTCAACGATCGTGCGCAATCTGGAGGAAAAAGGCTACATCGGTCACCGGGCCTATGGCAACACCCACGAGTATTATCCCATTATTAGCAAGGAAGCCTACCAGAACCGGTTCGTGATCAAAAAAGTGGTGGGCGATTATTTCGATAACTCGTATAAGAATCTGGTCAGCTATTTTGCGAAGAACGAAAAGATTTCGGCCGACGAACTGCGGGAGATTCTGGCAATGATCGAACAAAAAAAATAG
- a CDS encoding gliding motility lipoprotein GldH: MKQLSLLMVTLLLVLSCDTNAVYKEYTDIDDGKWYIKNAPTFTFEIKDASIPYNIYYNLRNSLSYGYYNLYLTRYLRDADGKEIESRLDELILMDPKTGRPNGDGLGDLFDHKFLMKRDYRFPKPGKYTMQIKQYMRQDPLLNIQSVGITVEKAISTN, encoded by the coding sequence ATGAAACAGTTGAGTTTATTGATGGTGACCCTGTTGCTGGTACTGAGTTGCGACACCAATGCGGTCTATAAGGAATACACGGATATTGACGACGGAAAATGGTATATCAAGAATGCACCAACGTTTACGTTCGAGATTAAGGATGCGTCGATACCCTATAATATCTATTACAACCTGCGAAACAGCCTTTCGTACGGTTACTACAATCTCTACCTGACCCGCTACCTGCGTGATGCCGATGGAAAAGAGATTGAGTCCCGACTCGATGAACTGATCCTGATGGACCCCAAGACGGGCAGACCGAACGGCGACGGTCTCGGTGATCTTTTCGATCACAAATTTTTGATGAAGCGCGATTATCGGTTTCCAAAGCCGGGTAAATACACCATGCAGATCAAGCAGTACATGCGTCAGGACCCGCTCCTGAATATCCAAAGCGTTGGTATCACAGTTGAGAAAGCTATATCTACCAACTAA
- a CDS encoding phosphatase PAP2 family protein: MIVDFLRKNRSFFLPYLVALIVLGALQWLYTQEQLMQWVNSRNSLIADNLFPYVTYMGDGAFFVVICVILLIYNKRVGFVAFASFALSSLVSLFLKTVVFPNSPRPLKFFEHSTYEYHLIKGLDIYSYNSFPSGHTTSAFAVFGLLAFLDARKKRGYFFVLLGFLTGYSRVYLFQHFVEDVYVGSIVGTLSSVFIYLFLYRWMKNDKALKQASGEEVA, encoded by the coding sequence ATGATAGTCGATTTTCTGCGAAAAAATAGATCGTTCTTCCTGCCTTACCTTGTCGCCCTGATTGTGCTAGGTGCTTTGCAATGGCTCTATACACAGGAGCAATTGATGCAGTGGGTAAACAGTAGAAACAGTTTGATCGCCGACAACCTGTTTCCCTACGTGACGTACATGGGTGACGGCGCTTTTTTTGTCGTTATCTGCGTGATCCTACTGATCTACAATAAGCGTGTTGGCTTTGTAGCGTTTGCGAGTTTCGCTTTGTCTTCCCTGGTTTCGCTCTTCTTAAAAACGGTCGTCTTCCCCAACTCACCCCGGCCGCTCAAATTTTTCGAGCATTCAACGTACGAATATCATCTTATTAAAGGACTGGATATTTACAGCTACAACAGCTTTCCATCGGGCCATACGACCTCGGCTTTTGCCGTGTTTGGCCTACTCGCTTTTCTGGATGCCAGGAAAAAGCGGGGCTATTTCTTTGTACTGTTAGGCTTTCTGACCGGTTATTCGCGCGTGTACTTATTTCAGCACTTCGTTGAAGATGTCTATGTCGGTTCGATCGTTGGTACGCTATCTTCCGTATTCATCTACCTGTTTTTGTACCGATGGATGAAGAACGATAAGGCGCTTAAGCAAGCCTCCGGCGAAGAAGTTGCCTGA
- a CDS encoding DUF4293 domain-containing protein gives MIQRVQTIFLFLIAVAMGVALSNPLWEKAGLKSPEMASLTALQYSQQENVSPQAGVPVQIASSTSVTSVWYLGLLMGLVALSSLYAIFQYRNRLTQSALCAVNALMLTAIMGIVLYRTLYFGKAYGNPADQGSFLLGFYAIIAALVCNALANRFIRRDEKLVRGSDRLR, from the coding sequence ATGATCCAACGTGTTCAAACGATATTTTTGTTTCTTATTGCTGTTGCCATGGGCGTTGCCTTATCAAATCCACTCTGGGAAAAAGCCGGCTTGAAGTCACCCGAAATGGCTAGTCTTACTGCTTTGCAATACAGTCAGCAGGAAAATGTTTCCCCACAGGCAGGTGTTCCCGTACAGATCGCATCGTCTACCTCGGTAACATCGGTCTGGTATTTGGGGCTCCTGATGGGGCTGGTTGCCCTGTCATCGCTCTATGCCATTTTTCAGTACCGTAACCGGCTTACTCAATCGGCACTTTGCGCGGTGAATGCCTTGATGCTGACGGCTATCATGGGTATTGTCCTTTACAGAACCTTGTATTTCGGCAAAGCATACGGTAATCCCGCCGATCAGGGTAGCTTTTTGCTGGGCTTCTATGCCATCATTGCCGCGCTCGTCTGCAATGCACTGGCTAACCGCTTCATTCGTCGGGACGAAAAACTGGTGCGTGGTTCCGATCGGCTGCGTTAG
- the mnmD gene encoding tRNA (5-methylaminomethyl-2-thiouridine)(34)-methyltransferase MnmD, producing MKADVQLLITADGSHTAVNQVLNKTYHSIHGAYQESQRVYIELGLFSAFDAFPDGPIHVFEMGFGTGLNALLTAREAERQQRQIFYTTIDAYPMPPEATSQLNYDQFFGTSYLTALHESRWNEPVEVNPYFRLTKIESELQALQIDERFQLIYYDAFAPTAQPELWETEIFQQLADLLLPGGLLTTYCSRSYVQRNMRAAGFTVTKHSGPLHKRDILKAEKVR from the coding sequence ATGAAAGCAGATGTTCAGTTGTTGATTACGGCGGATGGATCGCATACCGCCGTTAATCAGGTACTCAATAAAACATACCATTCCATCCACGGTGCTTACCAGGAATCGCAGCGGGTTTACATTGAATTAGGCTTGTTTTCCGCGTTCGATGCGTTTCCGGATGGGCCTATCCACGTCTTCGAAATGGGATTTGGTACCGGTCTGAATGCGTTATTGACTGCGCGTGAAGCAGAACGGCAGCAACGCCAGATTTTTTATACGACAATCGACGCGTACCCAATGCCGCCGGAAGCCACCAGCCAGTTAAACTACGATCAGTTTTTTGGCACGTCGTATCTAACGGCGCTGCACGAATCGCGGTGGAACGAGCCTGTTGAGGTGAATCCCTATTTCAGATTGACAAAAATCGAAAGTGAACTCCAGGCGCTGCAAATTGATGAGCGTTTCCAGCTGATTTATTATGATGCGTTCGCACCAACTGCCCAGCCTGAACTATGGGAGACCGAAATTTTTCAGCAACTGGCCGATCTGTTGCTTCCTGGTGGATTACTGACGACGTATTGCTCCCGAAGTTATGTTCAGCGTAATATGCGGGCAGCTGGTTTTACGGTTACGAAACATTCCGGCCCCTTGCACAAACGCGACATTTTGAAAGCGGAAAAAGTACGTTAG
- a CDS encoding thioredoxin family protein — translation MNRLFIFFAAFVLLTASAFRTTLPTEPAKSPQTDAKHINWLTVQEAYALTQKKPKKFVIDVYTNWCGWCKVMDRETFSKPAIVDYVNENYYAVRLNAEQTQDIKLGKETFKYVSSGGRGIHELAAALLKNQMSYPTTVFLDEKFQLIQPIPGYLEPRTFHQVITYFGQNYHQKEPFDRYKAGTYARVYQGK, via the coding sequence ATGAACCGTCTATTTATTTTCTTTGCCGCTTTCGTTTTACTCACGGCCAGCGCGTTTCGAACCACTCTACCTACCGAGCCAGCAAAAAGCCCACAAACAGACGCCAAACATATCAATTGGCTGACCGTTCAGGAAGCCTATGCGCTGACGCAGAAAAAGCCGAAGAAGTTCGTGATCGATGTTTACACCAACTGGTGCGGCTGGTGTAAGGTTATGGATCGGGAAACATTCTCTAAACCAGCCATCGTCGACTACGTAAACGAAAACTATTATGCCGTCCGACTCAATGCCGAACAGACGCAGGATATAAAACTAGGCAAAGAAACCTTCAAATACGTCAGCTCTGGCGGGCGGGGGATTCACGAACTGGCGGCTGCACTGCTGAAAAACCAGATGAGTTACCCGACGACGGTGTTTCTGGACGAGAAATTTCAGCTTATTCAGCCCATACCCGGTTATCTGGAGCCTCGCACGTTTCATCAGGTGATCACCTATTTCGGGCAAAATTATCATCAGAAAGAGCCATTCGATCGGTACAAGGCAGGTACGTACGCCAGAGTGTATCAGGGTAAATAA